The Rhinolophus ferrumequinum isolate MPI-CBG mRhiFer1 chromosome 2, mRhiFer1_v1.p, whole genome shotgun sequence genome includes the window ATGGGTTTCTAGCTGAAAAGTCACCAAATATTCATAGAAGCAGTTTAACCATTTATAAATAGTTATCAACTTATCCTGGGGAAAATAGGATGGATGTTTTGGGAATGAAACAAACAAGATAAGACCAAacatatttggagattttccaaATGCATCCGCTTTAAGCAATTTTTTAGTAGAAGCCAGAGAATCCATATTCTCCGTAGCACCATGGGCGACAGCAGCCAGATTCATAGCCTCTAGAGCCACAGCCATAGGCCAGTCTGTGGAAACTGCTACATCCACAGCCATAGCCAGAGCCCAGGCCACACAATTGAGTTAAATGAcgccccctcccaaaaaaaaggCCATATTTTCTACATCAAATTAGGTCATTTATTAGGTATTCAGCATAAATCATTTGTTACTGCCCAAGTTGATGATACCAGGAGACATGATACAGATACGCTTAATTCTTGGAAATTCTGAGAGTTCTTTTGATAATAGGCCTAGGGTAACTCAGTCCACTGACAGAAGATGTTTTGGCAAATCCACTCATGGCATCGGATGTCAGGTTACTAGGGAAGTTTAGTAGAAGCCAGAGAATCCGTATCTTCCATAGGACCATGGGCGGCCCCAGCCATATCCGTAGCCGCCATAGCCGTAGCCCAGGCCACCGAAGCCTCCATAGCCGTAGCCCAGGCCTCCGTAGTAGCTGCCGTAGTAGTGCATGGTGTCAGTGATGGTACGTGCTTTGCTGTTCAAGGCAAGATCCTGAGTGTGAATGTCAGCATGTGTAGGAGGATGCTTATATACCCTGAGCAGAGCATGTGATAAAACATGTGCCCCTGCTCTGGTGTCATTCCATGAATTATACTTGCCTGAGACAACTCATTAAATCTATGGTCCCCTGACCACATTCATTAAGAATGTCTGAACTGGCTTCGCCACCTTCTTAGGTTGTTCCTGAGCttgttgctttaattttgttAGAAGCAATTGCTGTTTCTTCAAATTGCTATTTTTTTATAGATGTAACAAACTTAAATCAAATTCTTTATTACCAGCCACTTAACATCAGTCTCATTAAATATTACTGAATTTCTaatcaaatatcttttcatttgggGGAACTGTTATCATTATCTTTTCCAGGCATTTTGGGGAATTGTTACAATTGATATTActaaatatcaaaaaacaaagtcaaaactcttaaatttatcaaaaagCACACACTTTGCATCATGAGAAGCAAAGGATGCACCTctcttcagaaaaacaaaaacatatcaaGTCAAGAAATACTTTGTTTACCTGCTGTGTATACCAGAAAACCACAACAAACGCTCACCTGATTTCTGTCTAGAGTCTCAGAACTTTTACCATAAACAATTGATAGATTTATTTTTGGCTTTACACACTGGCATACTATTTTTGATCTAGAAAATATAGCACAATTGGAGTCAGAAGTGGAGAGACGATGGCAGTGACCAAAAATCCATCTTGCGGGAAGCTTTTCCACATTGCTCTTTTTTATGTCCTCAGCCCTTTCTCCAAAATAACTTCTAGCTTCCAGCTACCACAAATGCAGATTATATTTGCCTCCATAcaccattttttcctctttccctaccCTTCACCATTTTATCCAGGTATCTTATGTCATTTTCAAATTGCACTTCAAACATCACCCAGCTTCCTTCTTCCATGATTCATTAACTGTATCCAGGCAAAAATGTGAAATGGCTAAATGGTTTTGGCTCCAACCTACATATTCAAGTCAATGCTACACTGCTTCCATCACCCATCTCCTTAGTCAATGTATGTTTGCCCCTGTCTTCTCTGCCTAATCTCTGGCCATTTTTTTTGTCTTCGGGCAATTTTTAACTAAACCTTTCCTAAAATATCATCAGACCTTTCTAAAATATTGATAATGTTACttgcttaaaatatatttcaactcctaaaattatctgaaaattttaaaagacgtGTACAACCTGGAATACTTAAGAAATTATCTAAATGTATGACACAAATGTgaaaaagacagaataaaaaaaatactctttggaGATATTTGGCCTGGTATTCACAAAGTCCCTCACCTGAGCCCAGGGAGTTACTCACCAACACCCAAAGCTAATCCCACACCTGATTAAGCCCAATGCAAATGTGCCCATGTCTTGAAAATAGTTGTTTTAGACGACTATGCCCATATGAtcacatatatttgtgtgtgtgttcgcTGACTTGACTGAGTAGTCTAAATAAAACCTAGCATTCAGTTTGAACTAaacaatacattttgaaaaaattatatgacTTTAGTAACCTTAATAAAATAAGGACCATGTATATCACAATCTGAGCAACTGATTGGCTCTTCTAGGAAATGTTTGAAGGCTGACCTAAGTGCCAACAGGCTTCTCTGGGTTTACAGTAGCATTTAAACCAATATTGGCTTTTCATCCATGCAACTCCAACctaacttcatttcatttttatttctcatttcaggAAACCTATCAAttgataaaatgaattattttcatgtttaatgaatcatttacaattataaataaattacatcatATTAAGACTTTCACACTCTTTCTGTGTAGCTCTGTCAGAGCATGTGACCATGATTAAGggctagtttttgtttttaatgcataaGACTCTCTCTACTTTATATATAGAAACAATGTGGGACACAGAAAAAACTTCAATAATACAAcacaaaattgttttcaaagaagaAGACATATGACTACGATATGCATAACTTATAAATGTCCTTTAgctaaaaaaaacaagaaaaaaatcagtgaaaaatatGGGAcaaatttgtatgctttttgtttttatatgcagAAGTAAAAAAGTCACATTGGAAATTTCTTTGGGGAGGAGGattatttttctgtctattcAGTGGACCAAGAATACATAtcgttttttcattatttttttataaagttcaaTCTCATGACCCAAGTTTCTATTCATGTTGATGGATAAAGGagcaaaaacagttttaacaTTTTCCATGGAGGAACtctttttgttataaattaaaaacattttctctcaccTCAGATATAAATCAATACAAtcttaaatagaataaaattatgataatattGATTATACTAAGAATGTCAACAGCAGTAATAATTATATTGATTTCTGTTTGTCAGCCCCATGGAACCTGTCCCTGGAGATATTAGCCAAATGAGAGGAAAATAGAAATCCTGTTCTACTGGATCAAATGATATAGCTACCCTTCAATAGAGTTAATTGGCTCTGTATCCCTTGCTCAGCCTACTGTGATGTTATGTATATACATTAGCCTCTAGAAGCTTTGATTGAAAGAAGAGTTCTGGATAGTTGTTTTTATTCAGTATTGttttggctttgtttgtttgttgttttgacCTAGAGTTGAGTTATAACATTGTTTATTATCTAGTTATATTCAAAAGCAGATAAACTAAAAATTGATAAGTATAATTCTTGTTGTCAAAACagtaaaaatgttagaaaaacatAGGTGTTAACCTAAGTAAAGGGACCAATCTCCATTTAATCAGTTGTGACAATCTAGCTTTTCTTACAACCAGGAACAGAACTTACAAAATGGTTTATGTGACAACATTCAAAGAGAAAGGCAGCATAGTATAGTTGAATACCTGGGACTCTACTCTtgactaattatcagggaaaatCACATAATCTGAGTTTTCCTGCCTGTAAGACCATGGGACAGCATtacagaggttttttttgttttgttttttttttttttttttttttggtgtttgacCATGTTGGGGAGGGCaatttccccctcttttttatttcagttcttctGGCTTATCTAagaatcaaattgacatgagacagattaacaggagaaaatcatatgtcattacatatgtacatacagagGTCCTGTAAGAATATGGGACCTGGACAAATCAGGCAGTTGAGGTTTATATGCCATTCTGGACTAAAGAGGAAGAAGTAGTGATTTGAACTTCAAAAGGAAGTTAGGCAGTTCACATGTAGACGAGAAGAAGCAAACATTTGGTGAACAAATTCCTTCctggccacccagaaacaatgggacacagaaggGAGTCAAACAAACAGACTTCcctaggttcctccctgtctgccaTAGTAGCATTACAGAGTTTTAATGTACCCTTTCAGGTATTTAattctatgatttcatttttccccttgttttatttcatttacccAGCTTATTATACCAGATATCACTAGGATGATATCATTACCTTTAAATATCattcagttttagaaaa containing:
- the LOC117032993 gene encoding keratin-associated protein 19-3-like produces the protein MHYYGSYYGGLGYGYGGFGGLGYGYGGYGYGWGRPWVYKHPPTHADIHTQDLALNSKARTITDTMHYYGSYYGGLGYGYGGFGGLGYGYGGYGYGWGRPWSYGRYGFSGFY